AAGTAGCAGTATCAATGTGGGTTCCTGTAGCATACAGAATGGGCCAGGCTTTCATCCCTCATCTAGACACCCAGAAATGAGAGGCTgctttcttcttctatttccagGGTAAACTTGATAGCTGGATATTATGCATTAAGATGTTTGAAGAAGATTGtgattaaataagaaaaatgcatCACCAATACATTGAAACCCTAAATTGGTTCCATCACTTCAACTGGAGGATAGCTGCAAGAATGGTGCTGAAACTGCTGTCCACCATAGTCAAAACATGACGGTAACCCAGACGAGATGAATATCTTTCAACAGCACACAACATCATGGAAATCTTTGCAGTAGCCTTTAGACATCTTTCTACAAAATCCTCTTATTAGAAAGTGTCCACAAGAAGGAACTGGTCACCTtctctgaatgtgtgaaaataaCATGCCGGTTGAGTAGTACATGGCGATAAATTACTTTCGAAAAGTACAAACCTTAGGGTTATATGACAGTGGGGTAGTGGGGTTTCAAGTAAGTGGACATAGATCATTAACCATAGATCATGAGGTGATCCATAACTATGCCATTTTTCATGGTAATTCTTGATGAATCCACAAATTTCAGTATTTAAGCATGTACATCAGGCATTTTTCTCCTGGAAAGTACCTAAAAAAAGAAGGCCTAGAAGAAAGCATACCTTTTTTTCGCTGCCACAATTTCTTTCCCCGATCTTATTCTCATCTTTTCCCTTTCCAATGCATCCTTTTTCTCTTGCTCCTCCCTTTCTTTTCTCTTTTGCTTCAacttttcttctattttcttgAGCTgctcttttttctcttcttcggTTAATGGTTTCTTTTCTTCAACAGATTCTGAAAAACTACTGTGGCCAGATTTGGCAGCATGATACTCCACCTCTAATTGCGTAGCAAAAAGTTTGTTGCACCTTGGAAAAAGAAGAAGATAATCACATGAAGACTTACAACAAAATATGTGGGTGATACATACGTCTGAACACATACTCATCGCATTTCAGAGACTTGGCACTCATTTCAGCACTTCCATCAGCTGAGACGGAAGGCTCGCCAGAATTTTCCTCAGGACAGGAAGCCTCAGCTTCAACTTCCTcacttttctcttcctttttagATTGCTCGCTTGGGATGCATAATTTTAAGGTACCCGGAGGGGGATCACTCTGAGCAGGTTCAATGGGCTCATCTGCATGAGCTAATAGCCtaagaataaaagaaattaagATCTATGCCAGGACCTAAGGAACGAAATCGTCATTTCTCAATCAAATATCCTGCTTACCAATCCATTGCAGGCTCTAATCCAGCATTTCCAGTAAATGACAGCGCTCTGTCTCTGTAAACCACAAAAAACGTTTGTATAAGAGAACGATTTTACCAAGAAGGTTGCCATTACATGACATGCCATCTAAGACAGTGATACAATTGCATATTCAGAGGATATCAGAAACACTTGCACCACCAAGCATACAAACATTCTCTCCCTGGAGAAACCCATGTCTTCTAATAATTTAATATCCTGAGAGGACATTCCTATCCACGAATGATTATCAGCCGGCAAAATTATGTAAACAGCTTGAATCAATTTTAGGAGAACAAATGCGCTAAGCGACGCAAGAGTCATCTATATTTCACTCAGCGGACGGCAGAATAAACAGATGAGTAGTCATTAAGCGTACAGACGTCGAGTTGGCCTACTGGCCAAGTGCGACgatgtttggttatttaaaagcAGTTTTTTTAGCGATAGTGTTGTGTAGTTATTCTGAAGGAAGTAATATTTCAGATCAGCGATTGTGTTACGATCCCAAATGCAATGGTAACGTATATCTGTGTTCATTAACGTTCAGTTTGTTCCCCCTGCATAGTAGTGACATTTTACCTTCGAAATACTATTTTAATAGTagaattttcaattgttttgataacgtagctATTATAGTAATATATTGAATATGTTAATTGCGGTAATATACTTTCATGAGGTGAATTTCTATTCTGATGTTTCTTGTTGTTGCATCGTTTTGACGATGAGAAGTTCAGAATGAAATTAGTGGTCTGGTGATGTATTGTCCTTGAAACTTGTCCAGTcgcaaaaaaatatgttatttgttGGGATACTTGCTAGAGTCATGAATATTTTCTGTCTTTCAGAACCACTTTCCCTTGCTAGAACGTTACTGAAGTATGTTAAAAGCTACGATGGAGCCTTGTCGTTCCAGCCTGGTACCAAGGTTGTCATATATAGTAAGTCAGCAGGATCTAATCCGGAACTTTGGGGTGCCGAGGTTAGTACTATactatattttaatctttttgtttATCTGTTTCCCTTGTAATGTTTGGATCAACCGCTATTTCAGGTCGATGGGAAAAGAGGCTACATTCCTAAGAAAATGGTCCAAGAGTACCAAGTATTTCATCCGGACAGTACTTTGAAGCATATAGTCCCTACTGCTGAATCAGAtgagccaataaataaggaagaAGAATATGTAGTAGACGAAAGAGAAACCGAGACCACACTGGATAAGCCGATGGACGTCTCTCATGATGATAATCCAGCTAGTATTAATAGTGAGTCATCATTCACTACAGAATATGATGTAGTAGATGGCACAACTTTATACGATGATGCATTAGGTTTGGCCACACCAACTGTAAACCCGTTAGATACCATGACGATGAGCGCAGTGCCCATTGAATCTACAACGTCTTATATTGCCACTTCTAGTGACATGAGCACAGCTACTCTCACCCAATCCGATATGGCTCCTATAAGTCCAACTACAATGATGGGAAAGCCAGAGGACCAAGAGGGTGACACAAAAGCTGTCGATAAATCTACTGAAGAAGTGGCTGGTGTTGTTGAATCTGTGTTAAACATCATGTCAGACTTAGTATCCGGGGGTGAACAAACTAATAATGATAAAGATGCTATTCAAGATGATAAAGATGGAAAAGTGAAAGTTGATGTCCTCGTTCCTAATAATGATCCTAAGGGTGATACATCAAAGCTTGTTGATCAGGGTGGAATAGTTGCTGGCGAGAAAGATGATGGCTctttgttaaaaaatatggatGCATCAGacgatgaagatgaagaagatgaTGCTGAAGATGAAGACGAGGAGGAGGTCGAAGATGAGTATGATGGGGATGAGGATGATGAGGAGGAAATTGAGATTGTAGAAGATGTCAAGAATGATGACAATGCtttaaatgaagtatttaaaGATTCTCCGGAATTGAAAGGTGGTGGGAATGATTTATTGCAGAAAAAGGAGGGGGGTAAACTTGAAAACCTTACTTCTAATGCAGAATCAGGAGGAATTATTGATGCATCTACCCCTTCTAATTCTCAAACCTCTGAAGGAAATACTCCATCTACTTTGAAAAATGTAGAGGTTAAAGTGGCTTTAGAGGAGAAAGTTGGCCATATGGAAAACACCAGTGAAGCAATATCCTCCTCCCATGTTGACTCTACATCATCAGGAGAGAAGGAAATTAGTTCTGAATCATCAGAGAATCGTGGGTCAAATGAATCACTTAATCCTGATCAACTACCTGATAGTTCTACTGTTGGCTTAGAAGCTCAAAAGCTCGCGGAAGATGTCAACAACTCTGTTCCTGAAGTACATGATGATCATATACTCCATAACGAAAATAAACTGGACAGTGTTTCTGATGGAATTTCATCTTATAGTTATTCAGATAGGAAGGAATCTCATGCTGATGCTTCCACAGTCCTACCAATACCTCTTGGAGAGAAAAAATCCGAGTCCCAAGTTTCAGGAGATCAAAGTATCACTCTTGACTTAAGTGATACTACTTCTGAAATCACAACAGATAGTCCTATTGAGACTTCAACTATGATTAACGTAGGTTACCCAAAAGCCGAACAAGTTGTGCAAACAGAATCCTCTAATATTGTTGGTGATGAACATAATTTGTATCCGGGTCAGTCATCTCAGAATCCTATGCCGAGTGGGGAATCTGCATATAATACTAACCCAACTTCAACTTTAGGAACCCAACATGAGGAGCCTAGTGGTCAAGTTGACCCTTCTAACTCGTATGGTTCTGATTATATATCTAGTCCAGGACCTGTAGATGCAAACACATTAGAGGCAGAGGAAGCTGTGAAATTTGTTGAGGAGCCAAAGCCCCAACAGGCGATTGAAAGAGACCATGACATGGAACGAGATGAATCTTTGAGGTCAAAAGAAGCAGAAACTTCTAAAGATTATGTAACTCCTGAAACTCTTAATATCTCAGAGACTGAAAATGTATTGCCTTCTCCGGAAGAAAGCTCACCAGGAATATTCTCAGTAGTATTTGACTCTCTTGGTTCAGGTTATGGATTTGTTTCTAATATGATATTTGGAAGTGCTGATGAGAGTATAGAGAGTCAAGAAAGTTCAACTCAGGGAGTTTCTCAGATATTGTCTGGTAAATATAGTGATTCTGAAAGTAATATTTACCAACCTAATCCTGTTAAAGATGCTCAGGGTTTGGCAGCAGAAGGGGATTCAGTGTATGGAAGAAGCTTGAACTGTAAGttgagagcattttatttttatttttttaatatgtactcCATTGACATCTTGAAGGATGTCATGCATCCCTAGTGAATTGAGAAGTTACTTTCAAATCCAGCTGTTTACAGCTAGATTCTTTATTGAATTAACGTCGACAATCTCTGGTAAATGTAGTGTTTCACAAGGGTGGCTGTAGCTCTAAATTTCGGTGGTGCCTTTAATGCTTCATGTGCCTATAACTTAGTGCAAAATGTTCTATATGCTCttgtataattaataatttgaattCCTTGGTCTGGCCTGATTTTGCTTTCTCTTGCTTTTCCTTCTATgctatttccttctttcttctgtCTGGTTTTTTCGATGCACCAGTCCTTCAGGTTTCTCTGTAATGTTATTGTTactattttccccattttttatcattttccatcACAATTTTATCTCAGACATCAAAACTGTGGTTAATAATCTTTAGGTAATGTAATTAATGCTTTTTTTCCTCACAGAGGTATCAATTCTGATGAAAGTTAGCATTGAAACCTCAGTATTCCTAATCACTGCTCAAACAAGTGATTTGGTATTGAGTAAGGCTGACAGATGCTAAGATACATGTATACACCAAAGAAATTtgataggaaaatataatttcacctGGCCATGATTCAAGCCTATACGTAAGAATTTTCAGTCATGCTTGCCACCATTTACACCACCAAATACTATTCTAACCAAATTTCTGACGGGTTAAACCAAGCAAACTGATTACATCATCAGACCACTCCATCACTCAGTAAATATGGTCATACTTACCTCATAACTGTTTTACCATCTAAGGCATTGATCCAACTCTTAAGCATTCGAGCATAAGTGATTTTTCTCATAGCTGCATGCAAAAGTGACTTTGTTCATATTTATGATGTGACACGTAAGGAATTAAGCACGTAAGTCCTTTGCTGAAAACATATAATTGTATGTACTTTGGATTCAAATCCAGACATACCTATTTCTTCTCAGACATACTACCAATCTCACCAACAATGTACCATTAAAAGCAAATTTCTGTGGGGTTAAGCCAAAAAAGGTGTTTAGTCGCCAGTGCGTATAGTAGCACAGTAGGTATGATTGTGCTAGGCCAACCACTGTATGTGAAATTAAGCCAACTATGCCCCTCATGACTTATTATAGGCACTGTGTGAGCCAGTCAGctcaaaaattaattccataaattgATCATCACGGTACATGAGTTATAGTTAAAAGAGTCATGACTCCCCCTCTGTGAGCTTCTTACCTGTAACACTCCTTTTTATGGCACTCAGCTCCCCTTCTTGTGTGATTCTCCCTCTGTTATCATAACTCATTCTTCATGTACTCACTTTAGTATTCATGGAAAGTGGtttcatctttctcttcttgCCATCTTCAGCTTGGTATGGCTAAAATGACATGGCAACAATTATAACCATCTGTTAATTTATTTTGACCACTATGGGAAATGCATTAATGCTctatcttaaatataaaaaatttgtcAACATTGTGGGATGTTTTAGATAAATTACTTCTGATAGCAAAATCAACTCACTTACTTCTCAAATATTTCTTTGTAATGACCAACACAGAACATTCCTTTTGAGTCTGGCTTGCATTGTAAATGTAATAACTTCATTTAATTGACTGATTGTTAAAATCACAGTAAAAGTAATATGTACGTATAAAGTTTTGCAAATCTTTACTTGGTGCTCCATGGTCCATCTGAAATTTTGTCCTACTTTTGCTGAGGATGTTGAGGCTTTTCTCTTCTGGGCTCTGCTAATTTAGgttgctttttcaaatattaccTATTTCTGCAAAGTAATGCGATTAAGTTGGAAATATAAATTGCACATCACGCTTTATTATACAAAACTCGGTTGTTATTTGGGTGGAACATAGGGAGAgtacaaaaattttccatttagttTTGCAACTTGACATAGCCCTACAGAttctttaattcaatattttatacaataagTTTGTAATTTAAAACAAAGTAATGTGAGGAGTTGAAGTATGTCGTATTTTATGAActaaatatatcgatggctaaattctaacaacacgtatctcaaaaatagcaacttttcaggtgagcaaaagaaacgagttatatttttaattgtagactgaaattaaaaaccaaaaattcataaaactgcaaaagaagcatgcatttgcaaacgaaaagttgtttttgcttgaattttattttttaatgtcattacactttgtttaagatacttgtctcaaaccggccaaattttgatatatgtgttgttagaacttagccatcgatatgtattctAATCGTAGTCATGTAAAAACCAGAATTTACTCTGAAGATCttggatgttttgaaaaatggctTTTTCTTAGCAAAAACTCGTGTATTCTCCTTCCTTATTTAACATGTATTATTAGGAGAATGAAACACCTACTGCTAATTCGCTAGACcttgaataattttcatcaatttgtgATTGCTATATTGTTATTGCATAGTagtgtataattttttatgctcagtTTCAGTTTTCATTGTAGGCTTCCGTATTTTCTGAAATGTACCCCACAGTAATTATTAGCGTTACATATATTTCTAATGAATGTTAATTTTTGTAGATGTAACAATAATGATCCTGTAGGTCAATTGTAGTTAATTTCTGACGTAAAATTTGATCAGTCCCACCCCTTCTTttgcttatttaaataaaagatggtggcacttttccacaatattttattgaGTACAATGGGTTtcgactcacagagccatcatctggtatgaGACACTCTTACATTCAAACATcacatttatacctttgagaaaggggtgggaaacagactTACGTagtggagacagtgagaaaagatacGGGAAAACCCAAGGTGTATGGAGGACTCTGGgtataactgtagaataacgacatgcgggggaagaaccacagaaaaccTGGAAGGCCCCAGGTGGGGAGGAGGGGGTAGAGCAGAGAaaagacggggggggggggggtgaaaagAGAGGCTGCGTGTCATTTGAAATGGAGAAGCTGGAGTAAATAGCGAAGCAGGAAATAGGCGGGGGAGAGGAGTTTCCGAAGGGTAGCTGAGAAATGAGTGAGAATTAGCAGGGGTACCGGGAAGGGATTGCAGGCGGAAGGAAATGGTCAACACAATAAATACGGGGAGTGGGTGGGCAGATGGAAGTGCTACCatctattatttaaatatgtcgaacttccaccacataacgcctgcatctgttgaacttattccttCTTTTGCTGTCTAAATGTGAATGTATCTGTTATAATTTTTGGAATATTGGTTAGTTTACTGATTCAAGATAAGGGTTACTTAGTAGATACTTTCCCATTGTCATGTGATGGTTGTATGATTTCAGTGGTTTACATTTGTAGCAATTAGATAAAAGTCAATGTAAATCATTTAGCTATCTCACTGCCCAATCTTGAAtcggtttatttattatttatatattttttaaatttccttttcccCATTATTTGAGTAGGTCACACCATGGTTATAAAATTTCTATATCATTCCAGCcccttattgtttatttttctgcgATCAGCCCTTTTTTATGATTACTTATGGGTTATTCCATGTCCACTCAACCAGTGATCCACGCTCACCATATCAGATTTTTCCCAGTATCTACTtacaaccttagttaagaaaaatctgaCATATTTTGGCCCTGATAGCAGTATTTTATAAGATACTATAGCTGGCTTGCTTTTGCTTTTATAGTAGAGCAAAAATGGTTGATTGTCATAATTTGACCAATGGGTAGAATTTTCTTCTGTAACTTAGTAGATACAAATATCTTAGAAAGTATTGCTATCTGGGCCAAAATATGTCAGATTTTTTAAACTTGGATGGTAACTAGATAATGGGAACAAATTGCCAAAATCTGAGATATTGACACACAAAAAAATTGGTTAAGTTGACATGGAGTGATCTTTATATTAACCCTtgaccagtgacgtgcaattcttgttacaccaCCAGTGACGTGCGGTTTGGGAGACTGCAATAAATCTTAAATTCATAAACTGTTgcaatgccatttttattgttttgtttaatttttatttaaattcttatatattattaaactcatattaaatttgttacattCTCAATACGAACCAAATTgttagtaaaaattgttatttgaagcaggatcaaaaaactgatgctaAAAACATTTgagttataattatcatatttatgtatcaatatttcgccaaatataaaaatagggccttaaatgttaaagttggaagacttaagtagtaagtagctatgaaatttatcctgcttattccttttcttgatgcattctgcaggatcaaaattacaatttttcacaaaagcacACACAGgctttttgcattggaaaaataagaaagaggttttccgtgTTTTTGTACAGCGGGAAAAGTCTACATATTGTCCACATCTCAAATctttcaacttcttcagcctcttcctACGGTAGATGTAGAATTTGCGCAATAATTTATCCTTCCTTTATCGGGAGTCTTACATTTGACATTCTCCTTCCCATATGGAGTCTAACGAGATTTCCACTATTAATTTAATACAATTGAATCATGTCTTATCTCTCTTATCTTTCTCAGACTGCTGAAGGACAAAAGAGTtggcaaaggaaatatttaatattctgaaaaatactgccattggCAACCTCACGGTTGTGTATCTACAGTACATTTTGTCTAAAGTATCTAAGCCAACTTTAGTTgctttttaaaatgcaattaccaCTAGTTTCCCTGATTCTATATCATCACTCACCCTGTAGTGTATAATCGAAACGAAGCAAACAGGCTTATATTTTTTGGGACATTGGATATTAGTCTTGTTTGCCGAGAATCTGTAAAATGAAGAGCCCATTATGCGTCCTTTGGATGACGCAAAATCATTAggctctttttattttatttattttttaaattttattctccaaccaccggatacagctcttattggccattttataccgaggtgttcaacaaatgtaacaagtaaacgtacacaaacaaccatgccctggaccggggaaacctacccaggtgggactcgaacccgcgacctcttgtttggcaggcgagaacgttaccccgccgccaccgaggccggcaaattttttattttattgatcgtACCAACctattcaattgtaaaattcgctcatcaaaaatctgagactaATTATCAAGAGGCTCAATATATCTACCTAGTGATGTAATGCAATCCTTCAAAGCAGGTGCCTGAGTAACGGTGTTATGGAAGGGTACatgaattttcctctttggcCCATTTGATGACCACTTATAGTGATTTCTCctgtaaaaaattgttcttgCGTGGGGAGATCTTTTACTACCGACATCCCTTCTGTCGTCATCTGTGCTCCCTCCTTCACTATCAGTTGTATTTTTCGGCATTTGTCGACAGATTTCTGCACTACTTCAGAAACTACGCGCTCGAGGGTTTTCTGGTTGCGTGAAAAAAAGGGGCCAAAAAAGGCTTCGGACAAATGTAGACGCAACGTCACTTGCATTTCGACGTTTTACTCTCGATGTTTCCTTGGCTCTTTTTTATTTCGTCTTGTGGTAAAACTCGATGCTAGGATGTTCTGTCCCCAAATAGTGAGGCGGAGACCGACTGCTGAAAGATACCCGTAAATAAATGTTGCGCTCCAGCCGTGGGCGAGCAAAATTTCGGGGTTCAATTAGTTCTAAATTACAAAGTACATTATATGTGTCCTGCCTGCTAGGGGTACGAGAAATTCAccactattttattctaattagtGATAATATCTGTAAAAATCTTAGCATTTAATGAACGAAATGGgtgatatttccaataaaaactggatttcatttgttttgcgttCACCTTCAGAAACTTCTTGAATAGTCATTTATTCTAAcgcaatgaattttagaaaaattaaaagcttaaatattcattttgtacAGCTAAAGATACTCcccaacaaaatattaattattcttatgCTTAATAAATCACtacaaattgtttttaacaacgttttgaatcatttccaccagcattaccattattgatttttctaatttagtgacgTGCAGTCTCAGTGACCGCTAAtcaaattcaattgcaaatttacagaaattaataaaaagaacgttaaattttaagagtgggatgtccttgttatgcaaaaatatgaagctaacgagaatcatagatattttgaaatattaattttgaaaatattcatatttttagaaacgcagcggtctcttagaccgcacgtcactggttaagggttaacttGATACACTTAAAATCTTACAAATTTTAacctttgaaatataatttagataaGACTATATGAAGTACTTGgagaaaatgttgttcttgaatcATAATAATTAATTCTTTACACTCATAGCGTACTGTGAAGGGAGCTCAGAGACTGATTGCGCTGAGCAATCCTCAGTAATTTCATCTGAAGCTAAAGCAAGTGCTGGAGACCAATTACAAGGGAATCCGGAGATGAGTAGCTGGATGGCATTTCCAAGTTTTGCTGTAAGAACTATTTTGgctatttaattaatatatttttatatcatttgtctttgcatgagaaaaaatatggaattaatgtACTGCATGTAACCAAGTGTGTATGTATGTAGTCATGTGCAAAGTTAATTATGTGTATGAAAGATGAAATGGATTCATCTTTTACTGACCAATGTATTAGACCCTCTCATGGTTCATTTGTGTTACACTGTTGTGAGTGATTCCTTACCTAAGGTGTAAGCGGTTCTCTTGGTAgcaacttgaatttttttattattttaaacttgtaTTAGCATGGCTGAAGAGGAAGACTTGttttagcatttcctttttatgtgcaaatggctggtgtcttaacaccccctgccacatgccttttaggcgatTCGctgagtagtatgtagatgtagatgagcatACTTTTCCCTTGCATCTACCCTTCATATATGTTACTAGTCATCTCATCTTTTTCCTTGGTGAGTTCCGGAGTAGGTTTTCCATACAAGTTGTGTGTCTCAAGGCCAAATTGTAtcacatttaataatattaacacgttgtgtacagatggcgagaattctcgttattttttaccCGAACGTTccagacggatgacgaagattctcgtcatttaggtgcgtcaacctaaaaaattttaaagcgaacaatacgtattcattagtacgttttcagttgttgttcgttattcataatgaattgatgcatcataacatttgattgggtaaagttatattctaaacattagcttaccccggtatgcaacgtgttaattaTATATGTATCTATCAAAATTtgtaattaagtaatttaaaacgGAAATTGTGCTTATTAAACCAGAGCAAAATCCTGCATCGTCATTAGTCAGTCACCTCAGTTTTGAAAGTAAAGAAAAGTCCCTTTGAAATGGCAGATAATTATTACCATTAGCCTAACAAGTAATAGTTTGCAACAgaataaataatttgttcttATCCATTTCCAGTTCTTAACACATCTTGAATTTTTTGTCCCCATCTGGTTCTTAATAACATTACAAAACCATTCCCATTAATCTCTCTTACTTTCTTTCGTTTTTGCCTGTTTTTTATATGGCTCCGTGTGGTGCATACATATATGCTTCATTTTGCATTCGAATTATTACTACATCAAGTTTgattttttgaaatataaaggGAGAAGTGATGTATTCTTTTCCTCATGCTCTATGTGTGCAAGTTACCTTTGTCGACTGACAACAATTTGGTTGGCTATTAGGTGTTATCAAAATCTATAGTTAAGGTGATTGATGTAAACAAGTCGTCAAAAAAAGTGTACTTGGCAGGTAGTAGCTAGCCATCCTGGAAACAGAGATTTTTGTTTGGTGCATCATTTAGCATGTATTGCATGGGGTGTGT
The DNA window shown above is from Ischnura elegans chromosome 4, ioIscEleg1.1, whole genome shotgun sequence and carries:
- the LOC124157804 gene encoding transport and Golgi organization protein 1 isoform X4 — encoded protein: MFGYLKAVFLAIVLCSYSEGSNISDQRLCYDPKCNEPLSLARTLLKYVKSYDGALSFQPGTKVVIYSKSAGSNPELWGAEVDGKRGYIPKKMVQEYQVFHPDSTLKHIVPTAESDEPINKEEEYVVDERETETTLDKPMDVSHDDNPASINSESSFTTEYDVVDGTTLYDDALGLATPTVNPLDTMTMSAVPIESTTSYIATSSDMSTATLTQSDMAPISPTTMMGKPEDQEGDTKAVDKSTEEVAGVVESVLNIMSDLVSGGEQTNNDKDAIQDDKDGKVKVDVLVPNNDPKGDTSKLVDQGGIVAGEKDDGSLLKNMDASDDEDEEDDAEDEDEEEVEDEYDGDEDDEEEIEIVEDVKNDDNALNEVFKDSPELKGGGNDLLQKKEGGKLENLTSNAESGGIIDASTPSNSQTSEGNTPSTLKNVEVKVALEEKVGHMENTSEAISSSHVDSTSSGEKEISSESSENRGSNESLNPDQLPDSSTVGLEAQKLAEDVNNSVPEVHDDHILHNENKLDSVSDGISSYSYSDRKESHADASTVLPIPLGEKKSESQVSGDQSITLDLSDTTSEITTDSPIETSTMINVGYPKAEQVVQTESSNIVGDEHNLYPGQSSQNPMPSGESAYNTNPTSTLGTQHEEPSGQVDPSNSYGSDYISSPGPVDANTLEAEEAVKFVEEPKPQQAIERDHDMERDESLRSKEAETSKDYVTPETLNISETENVLPSPEESSPGIFSVVFDSLGSGYGFVSNMIFGSADESIESQESSTQGVSQILSGKYSDSESNIYQPNPVKDAQGLAAEGDSVYGRSLNSYCEGSSETDCAEQSSVISSEAKASAGDQLQGNPEMSSWMAFPSFAIGNDSNGMFNINVPSYGAIIYSIITGIIVLCFFLGHYFIEGSRRDVVLLAKINTLEKELTVSSKECLILKEKLKQFEMKSSDFDDSAEVINAMKNELEKVQSEKAQLEKELEATTEAGLEMEQMVSQFLSSQQDSKTLMESIEQLQLQANKQQAKISSLENSLVAKTQENEKLAQELGVTESKVQELEEDLKQVSENLHQRDEEHSKRYAELKELGESQHNKYLEDVKNKTIETEMAHTRCKSLEATLTEMKEMLAVKENEICVLQECLQQLKISNGDDPDKAEDELKNILNFGKLKAELTAVSKERDNLKEKLQGEEDARRLLEDHVKVIREEVEKLRKCHEAAEREKVEAQTRLEVLSSYFKEKESQLQKELGNKEALWMQKHTDASTIMQRMKSLEEEVENYKSQTETLKKEILDQERGYKTQLATFEKKAHENWVAARQAERKLEESKQEASQLRNRLTMADKTHPASTSQNGDESKPNMSMIDSNGELSASPLHLGLASNSSVDMLLSDPHSHYLDPNSSPPHVGGGSRLPLPPLLPPPPFPPPPLPSRSPYHHPMSPPLPFMPLPPPDANLFATSMDGHRPPPLGRMSSPPPAPSPSQSPHLPHNDSRGGEFPSPYRDRGGGGRSSSPSGLYMPPDERSLGEEWRRYCTPPPHSSHSSDYPMHPYPPPRPHWEDEPPHPTSGFRPPPSQRTESHRELKVRQPTEHQLPYIMPNAGRKKFSKIRRFWSTLECAPSESNTHTK